One stretch of Erythrolamprus reginae isolate rEryReg1 chromosome 7, rEryReg1.hap1, whole genome shotgun sequence DNA includes these proteins:
- the CCNI gene encoding cyclin-I, protein MEKIILDKLNWDLHTATPLDFLHIFHAVALSIRPQLLTSLPKVNPSQHVALLTKHLLHCLACYQLLQFKGSMLALAIVSLEVEKLIPDWLALIIELLHKAQMDSSQLIHCRELVSKHLSALQPPLLSNPVYVYSPLKHNLVTCPTGAFRLHAHAVPVPNFPDGGGSSSTPVAPAKGSASLCRWRLPAGRCKPSATSKRKVEEMEVDDFYDGIKRLYNEESSPDGAEGKAAGGCGVDASRQGGGVSPCPPLQPVPVM, encoded by the exons ATGGAGAAGATCATTCTGGATAAGTTGAACTGGGATCTTCACACGGCCACTCCACTGGATTTCCTTCACATT TTCCACGCAGTCGCCTTGTCCATCAGGCCTCAGCTGCTGACCAGCCTGCCCAAGGTGAATCCGTCCCAGCATGTTGCTTTGCTGACCAAGCACTTATTGCATTGCCTTGCCTGCTACCAACTCCTTCAGTTCAAGGGCTCCATGTTGGCTTTGGCCATCGTGAGCCTGGAAGTGGAGAAGCTGATCCCCGATTGGCTGGCTCTCATCATCGAGCTTCTCCATAAGGCACAG ATGGATAGTTCCCAGCTGATCCACTGTCGGGAACTGGTATCCAAGCACCTTTCCGCTCTGCAGCCCCCTCTGCTGTCCAACCCGGTCTACGTCTACAGCCCCCTCAAGCACAACCTGGTGACTTGCCCCACGGGGGCGTTCCGATTGCACGCCCACGCGGTCCCGGTCCCCAATTTTCCAGACggcggtggcagcagcagcacgCCGGTCGCGCCCGCCAAAGGGTCCGCCTCGCTCTGCCGCTGGCGACTCCCTGCCGGCAGGTGCAAGCCAAGCGCGACGTCCAAGCGCAAAGTGGAAGAGATGGAGGTGGACGACTTCTACGACGGGATCAAGCGGCTGTACAATGAAGAGAGTTCTCCGGACGGCGCGGAAGGCAAGGCCGCCGGTGGATGTGGCGTCGACGCCTCGCGGCAAGGCGGGGGCGTTTCTCCCTGCCCTCCATTGCAACCGGTTCCTGTCATGTAG
- the LOC139169877 gene encoding alveolar macrophage chemotactic factor-like: MSCRVFLGFSLLLIACHLTGATIFDPANLSCKCHRVTSAFIRPAKYARVEIFPAGVSCRKMEIIITLKNNSHKVCIDPKAKWVEKLLTMMGNVNGPQRSS, from the exons ATGAGTTGTCGTGTCTTCCTTGGGTTTTCGCTTCTGCTGATCGCCTGCCACCTCACTGGTGCAA CTATCTTTGACCCGGCGAATTTAAGCTGCAAATGTCACAGAGTCACGAGCGCCTTCATTCGTCCAGCAAAATATGCAAGAGTCGAGATCTTTCCAGCTGGGGTTTCCTGCAGAAAAATGGAAATCAT AATCACACTGAAGAATAATAGCCACAAAGTCTGCATTGATCCCAAAGCCAAATGGGTGGAGAAATTATTGACAATGATGGGAAATGT GAATGGGCCCCAACGTTCCTCTTGA